GGTGGACTACCGCGCTGACGTCATCGTCGTGTCGTTTGTGGCCCCCTACACGCTGTATCTGAGGCCGATGGTCTTGGCTACTGACAGGATCGTGGTGGAGACCGCTGAGGAAAGCGTGCTGGTTTGCGACGGGAGGGAGGCTCGTGTTGGGCGGGTTTTCGAGGTGGCGAGGGGTCGGAGGAGGCTTAGGCTCGCGGTTTTCGGCGACTTCCAGTTTCTCAACAGAGTGGCGGAGCGGCTGAGGAGTTTATGAACTGCTACGTGTTGGACGCGTCAGCATTTATACACGGCAGAGACGCCAGGCTGTTCGCCGGGGTGCTCTACACCACGAGAGAGGTCGCCGAGGAGTTGAAAGACCCCAGGGCCCAGGCCGCGCTAGAAGTTATGAGGGTTGAGGTGGTGGAGATCGACGAGGGGAAATTGAGGGAACTTCTCCGCAGGTTTAGGGAGCTATCACTTGCAGATGCCTCGGTTTTACTTCTCGCCTTGGAGAGGGGGTGTGTCTTGGTGACAGACGACGGGAGACTGGCGGCGGTTGCCAGGAGGCTGGGAGTGAGAGTTCAGGGTGTTTTCTACAGATAGTGCAATATGTAGGAGCCCGCCGCCGCCGCTAGGGGGATTGTCAGGTTGTCCTCTGGGCTCGCGGCGTCTGCGGCTATAACTAGTGCTGTAATAACGGCGGAGGCTGGCGGGGAGTAGCCCAGCGACATGAGCACGGCGGTGTTGAGCAACGCCCCTACAGCCGTGCCCCAAGCGGTGAGTTTGCCTAGAAATTTCTTGCCTCCGAGAGCTGAGCCCGCCACGGCGCTCGCGGCGTCGTACACCGCCATGCTTATGAGAGCGGCGAGCAGGTGCTGTTTTCCAAATAGGACCAGCGCCGTGAGGAAGCCCACGGCGCCCATTAATATGCCTAGGTATCCATGCCGCTTCTCGTAGTCCCTCTCAGCCAAAAGCACCAGCTCCTCAAACTGCCTCACCGCCTTTAGGTACTGATCTCTTAGCTTCGGCTTGTCTAGAGGCAGGAGCTGTTCAAGTCTTCCAAAGGCGTCTTCGAGAGCCTTGAAGAAGCTCTGTCTCCACTCCTCCCACACAATTGGCTGTCTCACCTGTATAGAGTAGAGCAGGCTCCCGACGAATGTCAACGCAGCTATGTAGAGTTCTGGCGGTATATCGGTTATAAACGGCACAGCCATCAACCCCACGAAGCCTATGTGGAATATCTTCCTCGCGACTAGGTTACGTAAATCCTCTAGGCGACTCACGGACCACTTCACATCTCGGTTTATAAACTGTGGTGAGGGCTGGACGCCATCCTACCCCCGGCGCTTTGGATAGTGAAGTTGCGGCTAGATCGTGGAGCAGACGCCGACGATAATCCTCAGCGGCACTCCACGTTTCAACTCGGCCACGAGTTCCCTATCTAGATCCGAGGCCGCCTTATTGGCGTGGATTGCCACCGTCGAGTCGTCTACGTATCCGCTTTTCCTCACAACTATCCGCCATTTTGATGTAGGCGTTGCTATAGGCGTCTCGCCGATTACGTAATCCCAGCGGTTGCCGGTGTCTAGTATTAACACGACCACGCCGCCCCGCGCCAAGGCGCCCAGCACATCCCCCGCTAGTTCGCCAGCCGCCTTTTCTGAGCAACAAGCTACTATGCAGTTGCCCCTCTTAGTTAGATACGGGTCTTTTGTTATTTCTAGCGACTTCTGGTTTCTGGCAGTTACATTGGGGTGCCCCCTGGCCGTGAAGACGTCACGCGGCGCCTCGCCGCGCGCCACCCTCTCGACACATTCCTCCACAGGCATACCTTAGGCGGCTGTATATTATGGAGGCTTTTAAAAACACTGTTTTTAACCCGCCATGGATGTTGAAAGTAAATTGGCGCTGATTTTGAGATACCCCACTGAGGAGATCTTGACGGTCGAGGAGCTTAGAGAGCTCCTCCAGGTCGGGTATAGGCTGAACCACTACATCGGTTTTGAAATTAGCGGCTTCATCCACATAGGGACCGGCATCGTCAGCATGTCTAAAGTGGTGGATTTGCAGAAGGCTGGAGTTAGGACGCAGGTGCTCCTGGCGGATATACATTCCTGGCTGAATAACAAGCTCGGCGGCGACCTGGAGACGATTAGGAGGGTGGCCGTGACGTACTATGTGGAGACTTTTAAGAAGATTATCGAGGCCCTGGGGGGCGATCCCGACGCGACGAGGTTCGTCCTAGGCTCCGACTTGTACCACCACAACGATGAGTACTGGCTACTACTGATGGACATTACCAGAAACCTAACGCTTTCGCAGGTGAGACACAGCCTCACGATACTGGGCAGGAAGATGGGCGAATCTATCCCACTCGCCTACCTGGTGTACCCACCACTCCAGGTGGCGGACGTCTTCGCCTTGTCGGCCCACATACCCCACGGCGGCATCGACCAGAGAAGGGCCCACATCCTCGCCAGGCAGGTGGCTGACAAAATCAGATTCTACCCAATGGAGGTAAACGGGAGGCGCATCAAGCCCGTTGCTCTGCACCACAGGCTCCTCCCAGCGCTTAACATATCCACCAAGCCCAGTAGCAAGGAGGAGCTCAGCGAGATGAAGATGTCGAAGAGCATACCCCAGAGCGCCATTTTTGTACACGACACCCCCGAGGATATTAGGCAGAAGGTGGCCCGGGCCTACTGCCCCCCTAGGGAGGTTGAGTATAACCCGGTGCTCGAGTTGCTACGCATATCTGTGTTTAGGGAGGAGAGGAAGGAGCCCTTTGTCTTGAGGCGGCCTCAGCAGTACGGCGGCGACATAGAGGCTTGGAGTTATGAAGAGGTGGAGGCGATGTATAGGGAGGGCAAGATACACCCCGCCGACTTGAAAAACGCCACAGCCGAGGCTTTAATCACCCTCCTGGAGCCGGTCCGCAGATACTTCCAGGGCCCGGGGGCGAAGTTGCTAGAGGAGATGAAGAACATCACGATTACCCGCTAAAAACCTCAGAGCTTCTCTCAGCACAAGGAGAGATCTCGCATCAGTCAAGGCGGCGGTTGCCAACGTCATGACGTGGTCGTCGTAGTCCACAGCCACGTAGTCCCCCCCGTCGAGGGTTGCCAGGGCGCGGTCCACCAGCCTCATGCCGTATAGTAGTCTAAACGCCGCGAAGGCCGCCCTCAGCCTAAGCCTAGTGGAGAGGGTGGCGGCCTCGTAGAGCTGGGGGTTGCCCTCCTCAACTGCCCTCGCCGCCAGGCCGCCGCTTTTGAGAGCCAGCAGTATCCCGCCGCCGCTGAGGGGCTTCACCAAGCCCGCGGCGTCGCCAACAGCAATATACCGGCCGTGCGCCACTCTACGCAGTGGAGGCCCCGCCAGCACCCCCCCGCCGAACGGCTTCCCTACAGGACTGCCCCGCATCAACCTTACCAGCTTCCTTAACTTCTCCACAACACAGCAGGTGTCTGCGAGGCCTACTCTGTACACACCTCTATCTATTTCGACAATCCACGAGAAATAGGTTTTCGACAGCTTCTGGTTGTAGACAACGGTTATGCCAGGTAGGTCCACCTCGCTCTTTACGTCTACCTGTAGGCCGGGCAACCTAACTACGTGGCCAAGTCTGCTAGAAAACCTCCTGACGGAGCCCTCTGCTAGTATAACGTAGTCGTACGGCCCGTGCCTCCCGCCATCGGCGGTGTATATGTAGCCTCTGCCCAAGGCCACTACCTTCCTGCCGAGGTTAAGCCTAGGCACATAGCTGGCGAGGCTCTGCTCAAGCCCCGGCCTGTCTATCAGGTACACGCCGCCTTTAATTCTAAAGCGTATGAGGCGGCCGCCTAGATCTGTGACAGTCAACTCGTTGTATTTCGCAACGACTAACGACCTGGGGACGCCCACCCGATCCGCCGACGAGGCGCTCACCAAGCTTGTACAGTGACGGGGCAACCCCACCTCTGTGTGTTCTTCAAATACCTCCGCATCTCTATACCGGCTGGCGAAGGCGAGCCCGGCGGGCCCCGCGCCGATGACGGCGACTCGCACCTCCGCACCTCTATTTGAATTTAAAACCCTTAGTATATGGCTTATTTGAGGTATGAAGTTTAAAAAAGCCGTTAGAGACCCTATCCACGGCTTTATTAAACTGACGGAGGAGGAGGTTAGGCTAATAGATGGGGAGCCGTTGATACAGAGGTTGAGGTACGTAAAGCAACTGGGGTTTGTCTACCTGGTATACCCCACGGCGACGCATACCAGATTTGACCACAGCTTGGGTGTTCTACACGTCGCCACTCTGCTGGGCACACGGATTATGCAACAACTCGGCAACGTAGACGAGGATTTGCTGAGGCACATACGGGTGGCGGCCCTCCTCCACGACATCGGCCACCTCCCATTTTCCCACTCTTTTGAAATATTGACAAAACACCTACTTCACATGGCCGTCGCGAGGGGATGCGTCGAGGTGGACATGGCTCAGTTCGACGCGGCGCGTAAGCCGCATGAAGTCACTACGCAACTCCTGGTGAATAAGCTGGGGCCAAGGCTGTCGGAGCTGGGGTACGACCCCAGCCTCGTGGCTGAGTTGCTATTCGGCCGGGATGGCAGATACAGACTTTTTAGCAACATCTTAACCGGGGTGTTCGACGCGGATAGGCTTGATTACATAATGCGCGACATGTACTTCACAGGCGCCGCCGTGGGCACCAGCTTTACCCATATAGATCTCGAAAGGATTGTGGAGAATTTGGAGGTAGTTGGAGAAAATTTCCAGTTTAACGAGAAGGCGCGCGTCAATCTGGAGGGCTACCTCATAACTAGGTACAACCTCTACCGCCACGTGTACCTCCACCACAAGACTGTGCTCTTCACAGAGGTGGCCAGGAACATACTGGCGGAGGATATAGAAAAATGCGGAGAGGGCTCCGGCGACCCCCAGATATGCCAGTATCTATGCGACCTGGCGCGGTTCGCCACGGGGAACGTGGATGAGGTAAACATCTGGAAAGCCACCGACGACTATTTCGTCTCTGTGTTTATCCGCGACGCCAAGTTTAGAGATCTTCTCTCTAGAAAGCCCCCGGATTACGTCACCCTGTGGAAGAGGGAGAAGGATTTTCTAGAGGTGTTTAAAGACCCAGTGAGGATAAACGATCTGGTTGATAAAATAGGCCCCATACACTGGGCCTTGCTGAATAGGCTTAAGAAGAAGTTCGTGGAAAGGCTTAACATCGAGCTCAGCGAGGTGGTCAACTGCAGACTTAGCCCAGACGACGTCATACTTTCCTACGTCAGCTTCGATCCGTATGCAGAGGATCTCTTCATAACCACCGCCATGGGCCCTCTATCCATTTCTGACATCTCGCCGCTTGTAAAAGCTGTTGACGAGGCGTGGAAAGGGGCGCCCCACTTCTTTCTATACATTAGAAAGGGGGCGCTTGAGAAATGCGGAGAAAAGGCGGTGAAGAGCTTGGAATTTGTCCTGGAGCCCTTGATGGACCTCGCAGTTCGAAGAATATCAAACTAGCAGGGGCCCCAGCGTCTTCTTTACGTACTCCGCCACCTCCTCCTTGGTCTGTTCGTATATCCACCTTCCGAGGGGGGTCAGCTCCGCGACGCCGTCCCTCACGGCGACTTCCCGCTTCAACAGCTCAGGCCAGATCCGCCAGTCGTATCTAAACCCCGTCTTCTCGACGGCCTTCCTTGCCACGTCGTTTATCTCCTCGACGCTGGCCGGCCCCCTCGCCAGCCTCTGCAAAATGACGAGCCTCAGATACTCCCCCACGGGGCTGTACACTGCGTACTGGGCGTACATGTAGTTTAGATTCGTATCCTAATTTATT
The sequence above is drawn from the Pyrobaculum ferrireducens genome and encodes:
- a CDS encoding PIN domain-containing protein produces the protein MNCYVLDASAFIHGRDARLFAGVLYTTREVAEELKDPRAQAALEVMRVEVVEIDEGKLRELLRRFRELSLADASVLLLALERGCVLVTDDGRLAAVARRLGVRVQGVFYR
- a CDS encoding tyrosine--tRNA ligase, giving the protein MDVESKLALILRYPTEEILTVEELRELLQVGYRLNHYIGFEISGFIHIGTGIVSMSKVVDLQKAGVRTQVLLADIHSWLNNKLGGDLETIRRVAVTYYVETFKKIIEALGGDPDATRFVLGSDLYHHNDEYWLLLMDITRNLTLSQVRHSLTILGRKMGESIPLAYLVYPPLQVADVFALSAHIPHGGIDQRRAHILARQVADKIRFYPMEVNGRRIKPVALHHRLLPALNISTKPSSKEELSEMKMSKSIPQSAIFVHDTPEDIRQKVARAYCPPREVEYNPVLELLRISVFREERKEPFVLRRPQQYGGDIEAWSYEEVEAMYREGKIHPADLKNATAEALITLLEPVRRYFQGPGAKLLEEMKNITITR
- a CDS encoding DUF371 domain-containing protein, which encodes MPVEECVERVARGEAPRDVFTARGHPNVTARNQKSLEITKDPYLTKRGNCIVACCSEKAAGELAGDVLGALARGGVVVLILDTGNRWDYVIGETPIATPTSKWRIVVRKSGYVDDSTVAIHANKAASDLDRELVAELKRGVPLRIIVGVCSTI
- a CDS encoding NAD(P)/FAD-dependent oxidoreductase, with translation MRVAVIGAGPAGLAFASRYRDAEVFEEHTEVGLPRHCTSLVSASSADRVGVPRSLVVAKYNELTVTDLGGRLIRFRIKGGVYLIDRPGLEQSLASYVPRLNLGRKVVALGRGYIYTADGGRHGPYDYVILAEGSVRRFSSRLGHVVRLPGLQVDVKSEVDLPGITVVYNQKLSKTYFSWIVEIDRGVYRVGLADTCCVVEKLRKLVRLMRGSPVGKPFGGGVLAGPPLRRVAHGRYIAVGDAAGLVKPLSGGGILLALKSGGLAARAVEEGNPQLYEAATLSTRLRLRAAFAAFRLLYGMRLVDRALATLDGGDYVAVDYDDHVMTLATAALTDARSLLVLREALRFLAGNRDVLHLL
- a CDS encoding diacylglycerol/polyprenol kinase family protein; the encoded protein is MSRLEDLRNLVARKIFHIGFVGLMAVPFITDIPPELYIAALTFVGSLLYSIQVRQPIVWEEWRQSFFKALEDAFGRLEQLLPLDKPKLRDQYLKAVRQFEELVLLAERDYEKRHGYLGILMGAVGFLTALVLFGKQHLLAALISMAVYDAASAVAGSALGGKKFLGKLTAWGTAVGALLNTAVLMSLGYSPPASAVITALVIAADAASPEDNLTIPLAAAAGSYILHYL
- a CDS encoding HD domain-containing protein yields the protein MKFKKAVRDPIHGFIKLTEEEVRLIDGEPLIQRLRYVKQLGFVYLVYPTATHTRFDHSLGVLHVATLLGTRIMQQLGNVDEDLLRHIRVAALLHDIGHLPFSHSFEILTKHLLHMAVARGCVEVDMAQFDAARKPHEVTTQLLVNKLGPRLSELGYDPSLVAELLFGRDGRYRLFSNILTGVFDADRLDYIMRDMYFTGAAVGTSFTHIDLERIVENLEVVGENFQFNEKARVNLEGYLITRYNLYRHVYLHHKTVLFTEVARNILAEDIEKCGEGSGDPQICQYLCDLARFATGNVDEVNIWKATDDYFVSVFIRDAKFRDLLSRKPPDYVTLWKREKDFLEVFKDPVRINDLVDKIGPIHWALLNRLKKKFVERLNIELSEVVNCRLSPDDVILSYVSFDPYAEDLFITTAMGPLSISDISPLVKAVDEAWKGAPHFFLYIRKGALEKCGEKAVKSLEFVLEPLMDLAVRRISN